From Aricia agestis chromosome 1, ilAriAges1.1, whole genome shotgun sequence:
ATATACGAGTCAACATATTTTCTCTAAATAATGACCAATTACGATCTAATCGACATCGATAAATCAAGTCCATAAATCAATGTGATAAAAGCATAGATGAGTTCCTATTTATAGAAGGTGCAGTTGCCAGCGGGGATTCTTCGGACGCGTGCCTTTGTCCAATGGAAGCCCACGCTATTGTCCCACGTGGGACATGTCACTTCGACACGTTTCATGTAACATCTCTATCATGTTAACCTACTTTAGAAAGTCCCTCTGATAAACAACTCACAACACTCGAGCAGCAGCATGAAACTTTTCTGAAAAGAAATGGTTATAgggaagtacataatatattttataataatgatgTGTCTTAAACTGTGATAATGATAAATCTTATAGGATAGATCACTCAATGAAAATTACATCACTTAACTAAGTACATGCATTGAAAAGCACATTTCCTATATTTCATGAGAACATGTTgcctacatattttttaaattaagcagTTATATACGTGGTTATGTCTATTGTCTTAAGTTTACAAAACTCAAGAAGACATAGAAGGCTGCGGGAGGGCTTAATATAAATATTCCTAAATATTATTAGGTCGTCGTGGCAAGCCCTAATACAAACTGCTTTAATCATTAGGAAAATTCGCCCTAAATTTATAAAGAACACGCACAAAATATGAAAGGTTGGGTTTGTTTAGTTACGTTATACGTACCTAGCTGTagacatttttatttacaaattcaCTTGTTTCTAACAGTAATCCCATAGATACTCCAATGGAGTAATGGATCAAATTTCTCGgtattttaataagtacatcagattttttatttagGCCTGTATGTAAGTTGTAAATATATGATATTCATATATATCTCTCTACTCTGGGAAGCTTTCATATCATCATTAATATTAACTGGTAATTTATCCTTTCCAGCTGACGGCATGACCTACTCGTTCGGGGTGTTCTATTCGGAGTTCCTGACCTATTTTAATGAAGGCAAAGGCAAGACTGCATGGATCGTATCCATTATGGTCGGCGTCACGCTAAGTTCAGGCAAGTTAATATCTCatttgtcatattatttttttcgtcGTGGCCCTAGTTATTGATTTTGAACATTTGAATAAAGTCTCAGTAAAAGGgtcacgtttttaccctttgtgtacggaaTCCTAAACTTGACTTTCTTGTCAGTATCTGGTTTAGAATATTTTTAGCTCGATGCGATGAAAAAAGACGAAACATCTTATTTCTGTAACGTTTATATACACAGTGTGGTCCTCTTTTTCGTAATGTTATAATACCTCTAAGGGTCAATCAATTCAGACAGTAGTGACGTCTTACAGACTATAGACCCAGTTTTGGCGCAAAAATTTAAACCGCATATTTTACAGAAAATTCCAgtattgttttttgtatacatacttgtggtctattatacatggagtttttttttaaataaatacaaaaattaaaatatcgcatcttccctattgaccctaacatctACCTATACAACATCGATTTTCAGATTTTCTTACCTATCAATCACGCTCGTTCCAGGTCCATTATCGAGCTCGTTCGTGAACCGCTGGGGATGTCGgacggtgacggtggccggcgcTCTCCTCTCCTCCGCCTGCGTGGTGCTCTCCGCCTTCGCCAACAATGTCACCACACTCATATTCACCATCGGCGTCGGCgccggcttcggcttcggcctcaTATACTTACCCGCTATCGTCAGCGTCACGGTTTGGTTCGAACGCTACAGAAGCCTCGCTACAGGTGCGTGCTGAGTGTgttcctttaataataaatttgtaaaataagGGCTGAATTATACAcgattatacatttttttaatcttaaatctcttttttatgtataagtaaacataaagtatattttacacATTTCTTATTTCAGGTATTGCCGTTTGCGGGTCCGGCCTAGGGACCTTCCTATTTCCTCCGATCACGTCAGCCCTGATATCCAACTTCGGATGGCGCGGTGCCATGGCCTTGATCGGCGCATTCATACTGAACTGCGTTCCCCTGGGGATCATGTTTCGCCCGGTACCGGAGCGGGTACAGAGCCCCGTGACCGAGCCGATGCTGCCGAAAACACAAAAATCTCCGCTGAAAAGGTCCCAAAGCTCCGAGCACGTCGCCCGGGCCAACGGGAAAGTGGACGAGGACGTCTCCAGATTAACATTATCGCAGCCCATACTCAATGACTCACAGGAACAGAGAAGCTTGGCTCAATCTCGCCAGGGAAGTGGAATAATGCAGAGGCCGGATGTCCTGTATCAAGGGAGTATGACGAGCCTGGCGAGGTACCGGGGAGCGTCGCCTGAGAGAATACAGATTTCGGTGAAAACGGAGGAGCGCAAACAGAACTGCGGATGGCTCCCGTGCTCGGAGGAATTTAAAGCTGCGCTATCGGAAATGTTGGACATATCTCTACTCGTTGATCCAATATTCGTCCTATTTTGTTTATCTAACTTTTTAACGAGCATAGGATTTTATATACCGTACGTTTACACTGTGGACATGAGCAAAAAATTGGGAGTCGAAAATCCAGAATATTTAATATCTATCATAGGGGCTGCCAATTTAGTCGGCAGAATAGTCCTGGGGTACATCAGCGACAAGCCTTGGGTCAACCGGTTGCTGGCGTACAACGTGTGCCTTACGATTGCAGGAATAAGTAAGTACAATATAaaccataatatatttcttaagAGTATATTAAAATCTCATTTGTAACTACCGTTTAAAACTGATACTCTCCTTTTTAATTGAACAAGTATAAGACTACGTCATAACATGGATGATGATTGTGTATTTCAGGTACCGCGATGGCGATGGCATGCTGGGAGTTTTGGGGTTTGGCCATGTATGCCGCCGTGTTCGGGTTCACGATCGGTGCCTACGTCGGCCTCACCTCCGTGGTGCTAGTCGACCTCCTCGGCATTGAGAAGCTGACCAATGCGTTCGGACTGCTTCTGCTGTTCCAAGGAATCGCGTCCCTTATTGGACCGCCATTTGCAGGTAAGGCTTTTTTAAAgcatttcaatatttataaaGCTGGTGgatttgtttgtttgcttggttgaaaaattattttatgttgaATAATCCATCTATCGAGAAAGGCTTTAAGCAACATAACGTCGCGTAGCAAATAATAGAAGAATaagtaaaatgtggaaaaaatgcgGAAAATTATGCATCtttataattaactattataCTGTGTGTACGCGGATTAAGTCGCGGGCAACTGATAGTATATCCATAAATAGATATGTAGGCCACACAAGAAGCACGTCTTAGATTGTGCACGAAGCCGTACAGCTACAATATAATCTCTATACCACCAGTACGATGCATATATTCTGGGGACGCGTGCATTACTATCCGATGATAAGATTAAGCGTATCTTTATACAAACAGTTCAATAcgattattatgaatttatcaTATTATGGTTTCCAGGTTGGCTGTACGATACTCTGCAGTCGTATTCACCCGGATTCTTCGTCGCGGGTGGGACGATTTCCCTGAGCGGAGTGATCCTGTTCCTCATACCCGTCTTAGAGAAGCGCAACAACCGCCAGAGGTGGATGCAGGATACAGTGCTGGAACAGATTTAGCAGGAAAACTCAAGGGGGGCGAAGCACCCACCAATTATCGTGCTCAATAGCCCCTCTACACCTTCTTCAAAATACTCCACTGAGGACACTTACAGTAACGAGTGAATGTTGCATGTTcatatcaataatataattatattcataaaatagttttaagttaaatattatattacttatgcGAGGTCATTCCAATTTATATGGTGTAAATACGTGTTGTTATGGTTCAAGAAAATGGAGATTATGTTGAAATCATAAGCGATTTAAgtactaattataattttattatattgttaagaAAAACTTTGTGTATATACGGAGAAATATGATCGTAATTCTTAGAAGGTCAAACCATTTAGTACAAAAGTCCAAATATCTTGCCGCAAGCAGTAAGCACCAATATTATCAAATTGAATTTTGAggctatatctatactaatattataaatgcgaaagtatctctgtctgtctgtctgtctatctgtctgtctgtctgtctgtctcactttcacgccaaaactaccgaaccgattgtaatgaaattttgtacacagatagtctaaggtctgagaaagaacataggctactttttaactgggaaaaagggttgtaagggggtgaaaatgcgtaaatttgttcaaattaagttagttccaaaaatttattatagatggtgccgtgccgtctcctacatcgcgctatcgcttgctcaaaagtgttactataagaggtggtaaggaTGATGCTTCCTGTTATACGgcttttaaaacaaataaaaaaagttgatcGTTGATGTTCAACTAACAACTTCGACCCCTTTTCCCAGCTTATAAGTTTTAACCCCCTATCCTACGTTTAAATAGGGGCGTTTTATGTgttatgtgtctgtctgtctgtaaagtgtaaacattgAAGTTTGAAGTAAGTGTACCGCGGAAACACCTCTGTCGtgccaatttttaattttgcaatttGCAGTAATGTAGCTTATAAATTACAATCTACATGGTTCAACGTTAGTCGGGAACTACctactataatataagttactCTATGAAGGGAACTACCGCGCGCTATAAGCTGAAGTcaacgcggacggagtcgcgggcaacagctagtttcttTATAAATGATCTTGTTCGTTACGTTAAACGTTACCTTACTTTTAATAGAAACTTTTATCTTGCACAGTAGGTAGTAGAAAtccaatcaaaaatatttatattatatataccgctgtaaatattatattccttgGTAAATCCAGAGACGGTGTAAACATGAAGTAACGCCAGTTGCAACAAAATCGTTTTATCTTTCTGTAGCCGTACCTATAGCCCATGTATAATAATACCTTTAATTAAGCTAagcgaatatattatatactgtaTTATGTACATAAGTACAATTTAAATACCAAACATTATACTATTAACTTCTATTGTGCCATGCCAAAAAGCAACATTTTTGTCTTTCACACAACTTcgactttttacaattttttacattttacatttaacCGTAGTATCTACTAGTGGGTATCTGAATATAATGTAAGTCGTTTATAGCCTTAATGTGGACCAAGACTTAAACAGGAATTGAGGTCCAAAATCAGACCTTTTGTATCAAATCCTAGTTACTCCCGGTTTCCCGCCCTTAAAGTTGTAAATATCATGAAAGTTCACCAAACTTAATATTCTTCCGTCGAATATTCTGACAATATAACGGCATCGCTTTATCAAactattttaatgcaataaTCTTAAGGGGTACAATGTATTGCACATTATATATTTAGAACTTCCAACTCTTATAATCTGAATTATTAAATCAAACGTAAACAAAGGATGTCTCGAATTCCTAATGTCGTTTTCAATAACAATTAATACCCACATCTAAAAGCCGTACACgccgtaatatatattttacaatattctaTGTAGAATGACTCCTTAAAAGAAACGACAGGTTTTAATACAGACATCCATAATCCTAATTcctaacttattttattacgcatatcattttaatatattaataatattgtatggaTTTTTGGATAATAAcggtataaaaatatgtttaataatatgatattatattttatacagtttCGTAGCGCGTAGCAAGTGCTACGGAAGAGGTGCAATACTTATTGTAGTagctatattaaaatatagcaTACAAAAGCAATAAAATGTTATCTTCGGTCAATTTTTGTTATAGTATGTTTTAATAAGTTTAATGTTTATGTGTAAATGTGATGTGAAGTTATCGTATGCGATGTAAGACTTAAAATATTACGTATTATTTTGTCATTAAGTAATTATGTGAtcgaattatattattaataatgtattgtacataaaaataatatacacaaaacacagaatttcattttaaaacattataatacatgggcgtaccgagggggggggggggggcagggggcagctgcccctacccccccccccctggatcatgttgacgtccctactaagtatattatctagtactttaaaaataaaaataataaaacgaatttttgccatttgtttgcaatacaatatttttacaacaaaaaattattaattttttattcttcatgaacacctagcttataaaaaatctaatttgcCCCCCGCccttggcccagaacctgggtacgcccatgttataatactttaacaaaaaaacataaagctGAAGCCCATATTTCCAATCAGATCAAATTATCCAACGATTTAATCCTACATTGTAGCTCAAAATAGCGCAGGTATAAACAATcatctataaattaataaaaaagttacaaaaatatttcacttttttttaaatagacacTATTTATCTTTTTTTCTTTCTGTTTGACTGCCGCTAGAGAAAAATATGGTTTTCATTTTGTACCGCAGTGTGTCgtccaaataaaacattatgagAGCCGTCAATGCAGGCGAGacctaaaaacacaatattacttatattgttatttttagtatcataatattatcataacaataatattgaataataacattacaactaaataattttattttaaaaagataaaaccgatttcaaaattgtacgtaattaataattaaaattccttatcccaaaaactactgaacctattttgatgaaacttgcagtattccctaagttaaataatacctagtacaaccaaaaaagaatcacttcaatcggacttgtagttccggagatatacgttcacaaacataaaaacatacatactttcatacatacatacacttttgaaatttggcacatttgttcagacgctgatataggcTAACATacacgaaaactgggcagttctgaaaatattacatacatacgggtcgaagtgataacctccttttttttaagtcggttaatgaagtcggttaaaaagcttttgtttttacttttagaATACGAACCGACTGTGTCCACATGGCCCACTGTATCCAAAACGAAGTCGGCACCAACTGTAGTAGCTGGTTGTAAGTCAAAGAAGAAAATATCACCCATCCTCTTATTACTGTTATAGGCAGCCACAGAGAGAGGTTTAATATgataattttggtgacattctACAAAAAATAACTTACTTAAAAACTAAGTTCTTGTTAAGAAtatgataaaaaagaaataataattaataatataaatattttgcacCTTAGTAAACTTAGAGACGCTTGCATAATTTTTGGTACTATTAAACCTCGCCTCTCGTTGATGAGCCCAAATCAACATCAtgatcctgaaaaaaaaaattgccatctacataataattatttatttctacacAATTAAGTCAATAAaggatatttaaatataaatatgagatcgtttataaaatataaattaaacctTTTTGAGGAATTTTGATCCCTCCTTGGGATATATCGTGAGATTTGCCTAGTgcccttttatttttttatcttatacTTTTagggtataatattaataggtatatatttcttttaaacACAAATTGTGATTCTTATTCTTAAGTAATTAAAGTAACTTACATAAATCCCGTAGATTTTATACTCCggagcaaataaataataaccacTACGTAACTATCCCATGTATCCGAGAGGACCATATCCAAAATGCAGTTGTTACAGGAAAAGTCCGAAGCGAATTTGCCTATTCCCAGTAGGGGAGGTGTTGAGTATGCCGCAGCAAACATCACGCACAGAAATTGATACAGGCCGTAGTGGTTCCTTTGTATATCCCATCCTAAAAAGCAATATTACATTACATGAGATAAACATTAGTGTTGGTGAAAATAGCATTAGCATCcaaaattaattgtttaatgcccattagcaataattaaattaatcgtacttgctaaaaaatacgattgcttTAGTATTATTGTGCGTAGCAATAGTCAgcgatcatgataaaaattacgtccgcgctgtttCGCACCGCAGTGTTAActgttaaggcgaggataaagcccaattagttattccgtgactcccggtttacctagttccaatataataacgaagtgttaaaaaatatgagatatagagcacaatatttaaaataccttaagccataaacgttttaataaaacgtaatactttggctgtaattaatttacaaacttacctccgaaaaaactctatttcatcgaaatataagtattaactgggataattgtacattttattcgaataaattgttagcaaatctatattaaaaattctttaaccgaacaattttgtttcttaatatttatttccaaagatatttaaaaaaaacatgaaaaatagagaagatccgcccgagaacctacagttttatgctaagctaaaatgaatcttattgcgatgcgtatacgcttggtctttggttgtgtgcaaggttatcgtttttgattgagattaatccccgccttaatgagttgctatttttcactcgatgccaaataatactcgacgcgagcggtgcgatgcgaaccgataattcacgatgccgcgtttttagcaaatagcaaagcaataatacttagcGTGCTGTGTTTATACTGTATTACTAATAAACATTGCTTATATTtcttctttattttaaaaagatggtAATCTTCTGAAAGAGATTGTTTTAATTCTGTGACTATTCTATCTGGAGATAAAAATGACAAGTTAATATTCCTATTttctaagggtctgtttcatcactccctgataagtgccggataggctatccaccacttaacttgacagatagagtatggagaatctgacaAAAAAGTTTTGGATAGCCTacccggcactttatcaggaagtggtgaaacaggccctaagtgtacatgtttttaattcataatttattcttaaataaaCCTATGTAAAAAACTAACTTACCATTAACAATATACTTGGCTACGACATAGCGCTCTATACATACATGAGTGAGACACTCCACCTCGTAAACCGACAAGAACGACTCCCAAAATCCAAGAAAATTACATGGATTTTCATGGGTGTATCTAGAATAttggttacaaaatattattaagatagtaacattttaaattttaatattctttgCATTGAAATGTTCATACCTTTCCTTGTATTGAGGCAGCAGCAAATATGTTAAGACGTGAACGGTAGACCTCAGAAATGACGCCGATGCAAAAAATCCGAGGTTACGATAGCTCAAATCCgattttaaattactgaaaaaaatagtCACCGTAAACCAAGCACTTAGAAGTGCTGAAATGGTGGCTGAAAATAGTAAACAATTAATTGCGAGTccctaaaattttaattacattttacttattttttactgtCGATGATGCAAAATAACGATAaaaaccacagtatagcaatatgacatatccctataaTATTgcttaatattgctatactgtgataaAAACTCACCAATAATAGCATTGCCATTTTCTAGAATTCTTCttgaattattatcaaaaacttCGCTCCAAATGCAGTCAGTCATCATTTATTTGTAAAACCTGTTTACTGATCATTAGCTAGTAATGAACTAAGTCTCATATTCCATGTCAGTAGTAGCACAGGTTCCTTCACGCTCCAGTTACTCGTATAACGTTACAGGACGTATGCTACCTGTAAACAAAAGCTTGTTCTCGAAGCATTGACATATCTCACAAgtagtaaaacaaaataaaaatctactagatgatgcccgcaactccgttgcgccaaaattcgtttatcgcgcgggaaccgtacattttccgggataaaaagtatccccatgccaaagttcagcaaaatcggttgcgGTTTgagcgtcaagaggtaacagacagacagacagacagacacactttcgcatttataatattagtacggatagaACGGAAGTACGGATTTACTTAGTATGAAGAATATTCAAAAGAACTTACAAACTCAACTTAATTTTCattcaaaaattcaaaaaccCTTCCCTGTGGTTTCGCCGTAAATTGACAAAATTGTTATTGTGTACTCTTTTTTAAGGACGCAGTGATTAATAAGCCCGCATTAACGAATAAGCATTGATAGCCTTCTTGTCAAAGATCTAACCTAGTGAGAGGAGCTTGAAACAAAAAGAACGAGATAAACGCTTTAATCCTTTAATTTAGGAACCAAAACTCTTTCTCGGGCGCAACAATTCATGACATTCAAAAACTATTTCATTATCTGCTGCTGAAACTTCTAACCAGCTGCATCAACGCATTTTTCACCAGACATCACTCTGTCTCATCTAGTACATGTCCCGTTGATACTTTCTGGCATATTTGGGATGCAGCAACGCGTATTGTTTCTGCATGCGACCTATCAACGCCGCTCGTAGTCTGTCGTCTCCTACTAGATAGCAGAGAACTGGGACGCTGGTCGCTGCCTGAAATATattcaaattatatttgaagttcattataaattatattatattattattttcacgtCAATTTATGGTCCAAACTACGACATGACATACGACCTATTAGATCATGACATACGACCATAATCCCGTGGACCCGTCACGTTTGGACTATAATCTTGTGTTAAGTTGAACTTAAGGTTCGGGTATCAGAGGGCAGATATTTTTGGacgatacataataataattattgtatacttaatacacttaaatattttgtactagtAGGCTCTTCTTCTAGGCCTACTTTAATGATTATTGACggttttcataaataataaaagttttaagcTCTTACCTCAGCTGAAATAGGAGCTACGATGGCTAACACCTGTGGTACGTGTGGTCGATAGCCATAAAGAAGTACTGGAAGCCACTGCCATCCAGCCAACACGGCAGCAGGTATCCATAATGCTAGAGTGATCACGGTTAAAACGTGGACAGTCTGAAAACAAAAATACATGACTATTAATAAACACAATATATCATTATTTTATACACAATATCTACGAGTAGGTATTACGAAACGTAAACTAGGAAAGGAAAGTAAGAAGATCTTTGGCCAGACACTTTAGGATCGTAACGTTGTGTTAATacctaatcataataatttaaaaacaaaaattctttATCTCAACTATACCTTTGTAAATCGACTCTCATCTTTGAGATGTGGACCACGATAGTAAATTTTCTCCAAGCGAACAGCTTTTCCCATGTAATAAAATCTAGAAACACAAAACACGCGGAATTAGATAGAGAcagcatattttaattaaaaaaatcaatgcaaTGAAGTGAATAGTGATTAAGGAACAGCTTACATTCCAACCACAGGTATGAGTCCACAAACAATTACGTATGGCACAGAAAATCCTAATTGTTTGGCACCAGAGTCGAGTGACGGCCACAGCAGGCTGCAGGATGTTCCCGTGGAGTCACAGGAGTATACTCCATATCCAAACAGGGGAGGAGCAGAGAACACCACCGAGTTCACCCAACATACGCCGAGGAGAGTccaataatatttgaaatatagACATCTTtctgaaagaaaaaaataaattattgcagAAAAAACGAAGTAGTTTAGTACTGTGACTTATTAACccattaatccccaagcggcagccggctgccgcatagcaattgaaaatcgattgtgtctgcgatacctacGATGGAGGAGCTACGCAATAGTTAAATGCATAAATAAGCAGCGTATACCTAACACTTTAAGATTCGCTGTTTTTGTCTGCTACGTGACTTTTTCAATGTGTCAGACAAAGAGAAGCAGGCCTAGTGTAGTTAAATAACTACACTAGGCCTGCTTCCCTTAATTAACAGTCTCTCTGTTTTATGGCATACATATTTATATCTACCATAAAACAGAGAGACTGTTATAAACAACGGAAGGAACCAAATAAAATGTAGGTAATGTTTTTGTTGCCAAtgcttttatattttgtttatgttgCAAATGCCAATACGAGAATAATAATAGAGTGTTAAAAAGATGGTGATTACTTTTACACCGCGATTATAATGAAACGTAATACCTAAGTTCtctgttaaatattattatttttaacaaaaaattaaaaccgacttccaaggtaacaacaataataacatccttataatatgcactattattttaatatgaacaatttttcttatctaatagGGGTTTTtgccgaattcggctaaacctcaattatttctgtactcaatcttcatcattttgaagtcggtgccagttccaaaatttttcaaattttctgtattttgtacatttggttttatgagaagcatcctaagggatgcttctcataaaatcaccatatgtttccatatatattttgaggagttccctcgatcacTCATGGACCCCATCATCAGAtcgccacttttgtgaacatggtaccaaattggcgtgaaacctaatataacaaaacaaaaattttgaaaatcggttcacaaacggcggagtagtggtcgaacatacaaaaaaaatatatatccacagccg
This genomic window contains:
- the LOC121729127 gene encoding monocarboxylate transporter 12, with amino-acid sequence MSHGGVKSSRNGHAGAESPTDSLPAPPDGGWGWVVVFASFMIHIVTDGMTYSFGVFYSEFLTYFNEGKGKTAWIVSIMVGVTLSSGPLSSSFVNRWGCRTVTVAGALLSSACVVLSAFANNVTTLIFTIGVGAGFGFGLIYLPAIVSVTVWFERYRSLATGIAVCGSGLGTFLFPPITSALISNFGWRGAMALIGAFILNCVPLGIMFRPVPERVQSPVTEPMLPKTQKSPLKRSQSSEHVARANGKVDEDVSRLTLSQPILNDSQEQRSLAQSRQGSGIMQRPDVLYQGSMTSLARYRGASPERIQISVKTEERKQNCGWLPCSEEFKAALSEMLDISLLVDPIFVLFCLSNFLTSIGFYIPYVYTVDMSKKLGVENPEYLISIIGAANLVGRIVLGYISDKPWVNRLLAYNVCLTIAGISTAMAMACWEFWGLAMYAAVFGFTIGAYVGLTSVVLVDLLGIEKLTNAFGLLLLFQGIASLIGPPFAGWLYDTLQSYSPGFFVAGGTISLSGVILFLIPVLEKRNNRQRWMQDTVLEQI
- the LOC121729430 gene encoding uncharacterized protein LOC121729430 is translated as MMTDCIWSEVFDNNSRRILENGNAIIATISALLSAWFTVTIFFSNLKSDLSYRNLGFFASASFLRSTVHVLTYLLLPQYKERYTHENPCNFLGFWESFLSVYEVECLTHVCIERYVVAKYIVNGWDIQRNHYGLYQFLCVMFAAAYSTPPLLGIGKFASDFSCNNCILDMVLSDTWDSYVVVIIYLLRSIKSTGFMIMMLIWAHQREARFNSTKNYASVSKFTKNVTKIIILNLSLWLPITVIRGWVIFSSLTYNQLLQLVPTSFWIQWAMWTQSVSPALTALIMFYLDDTLRYKMKTIFFSSGSQTERKKDK
- the LOC121729347 gene encoding visual pigment-like receptor peropsin, with the protein product MQTIFDYTENECPWYYFDSSYKVLMGACLVVFGVFGVLLNGWLFATFVHSHLLVFKSHVLVLNLCSASFGRNLLGFPFAGSSAIAKRWLFGPTSCQLYAFLHQFFAVFQITALFCIVLERYLLAKFYKLERCLYFKYYWTLLGVCWVNSVVFSAPPLFGYGVYSCDSTGTSCSLLWPSLDSGAKQLGFSVPYVIVCGLIPVVGIFYYMGKAVRLEKIYYRGPHLKDESRFTKTVHVLTVITLALWIPAAVLAGWQWLPVLLYGYRPHVPQVLAIVAPISAEAATSVPVLCYLVGDDRLRAALIGRMQKQYALLHPKYARKYQRDMY